ATTATTGACTTAAATGGAAATATGGTAGAGGGCTACAAGGAAGTGTCACTTTGCTAAATGGACCAGCAGTATGTCATAACCAGTAATTTGACTGACACTGACCTCAACAACAGGTCGAAGTTTCTTCCTGACAGCCAAATGTATTTAGGAGTTGAAGTTTTGAGGGCACCCAGAAACAAGAAACATATAATGAACAGGACGCCGTAAAAGACTTTGATGCAGATATAAGGATTTCGTGCAGACAGAATGGTCATAACTGAAAAAGAGATATAACTTTGATGATGATTTATTGTCATTGTTTGCAGTTTTGACGCCTAAGAGTGCTCTATTAACCCTCTGGGATTGACAACAATTAATATTAATTGTAGGTTGTTCTTAGCAGAGTATTATTTACAGTTACCAGTATTTTGGGAGGACAAATGTACAACTTTTAGCTTTTTTTCGTTTTGAGTCCTTTTTCTCCAATGAATTACACATATGTAACATTGGGATTGAAGGTGATAGTATTGGCATGTGTAAGGTGAATGTATAATCACAGTTTTGCGTTCTGAATCGGTTTATTACAAAAGCTTGTACAATAATGTAACAATAAACGTATTTACATACATTTCtttcagtaatggaatcttctGAAGCGGTTTCTGTCCTTGTTGAGGCACAGAAAAACTTTGAATTTTTGGCACTAAACAAAAGTATTCTGTTTCATGCAAATTTTGCGCCTTCCTCTCGCGTTATTCCAACGAGGAAAGTGGTCAATTTTGTCCTTTTGGCGTTCCAACACTGGAGTTACTGTAGTAGCAGGTTTCTTGAATTTCTTGGACATATCTTCAGTACTTGGACATCCCCTCTTGAATTTTCTTTGTCCATCAGATAACAATGCATTTGCAAGATTAGCTTGAAACTGTCTGAGAGAAAAATGTTTTTCAGACAGGGCCTTGCAGTCTTCTCTATATTTCAGCCAGCTATTGACAACAGCTATTGCTATTGTGTGCCAGAAGATATACAAATATCATCTTCTGGATTTTAGGGGAATTTGTATAGCGATGTCAACATATCATGAAGATCTGCTCCTCCCATATTACCTGTTCATTTGGACAATGGATGGCCTAGGGATGAAAATATGTTCTTTCTTAGTTCTATCGCATCTTTTTGTCATGTCCTTTGGCTCTATACCTGTTAGGCAAAATACGTAACACATTTGTTATCATACTATTTCACGATGATGAACTTGCCTGTTGCAGCAACTTGTGAAGCTGTAGTACCACATACTTGCGCATTCATCTGCTTTTCATCAGGAAGAGTACATTGCTTGAATCTTCCATCTCTTATTGTGCCTATATAATAAATACCCCTCTTCAGTAGGCTCTCAGCACCAAGTTACGGTGTGAAGAGATTGTCTGTGTAAACCCTGAAAAAGGGATTTTCTTCCAATGCTGCAGTTAGCTTCATTACAACATTGTAACCAAGACCTTTTCCAGTGACATGCCTTGTTACCTTAGACGCTGCACCTTGGTAAACGTCTAAATCATACAAATACCCTGAGGAACCAGCTCTAGCCCACATTTTAAATGCACACCGTGTTGACTTCTTTTGTATATGCTGTTGAAGATTAGTGCATCCTTTGAAAGGGATCATTATTTCGTCAGCATACTGATTCTGCTCAGGCAGTTTTCTCAGCCACGTTTGTGAGAACAAAGTAAGCCAAGGTCGAATTTTCTGTAGCTTATCTTCTTTCTGTATGTCCTGGAAATGCAACAAAGATACTAGTTTCTGGAAGTGGCTTTGATCCAAGCCCATTCGCAAGTAAATATCTAAAAGCTGCTCCAGCTCAGCTAGGGTAATGTCAATAGTTGTACCCAATTTCTGAACACCATAAATATTAGTTTGTTGAATACAGAGTTCCAGCATTTCACATGTCACAAAAGATCTGAAGTACTGCAAAGGGGTGAGCACTTCTTCATGTTCGTCTTCTGGAAGCTGCACAAATGGATGAATTTCTGGAGTAAAGTCATCATCGACCCTCCACAACTCTGTATCTTCTGGGACATCCTCAGGATTTACTGAATCAAAAACAGCTGACTCTTGCAACATCTCTGGAGTAGAAGTTTCTCTGCCGTCATGATATGTGCTACCATTAGTCtgaatttcatcatcatcctcaacacCAAGTTCAGAAAAATCACTTTCATCAGGATTATTTAGAACCTCAAGAATGTCATCAATCGTTaactggaaatgaaataaaatacctaAACATCACAATACGAACATTCATAAACATAACCCTAAACATCCACAGTTACACATATGTAACATGAGTTCATTTCAACCTTCCTAGGGTATTTCAATACGCAGaacaaaaataatacaaataactGGTCCACTAGTACTTATTTAAAGGGAAAATATTTAATATAAACTGATTCAAAACATTTTATCCACACAAATAGAGGATACCACATACCTTGCGCTACATGATAGCGACCAACTTCTGCCTAAGAAGTTACAAACATGGTCAAAGATTATATTTATACAGTAGTTCCAATTATTCCTCATAGAATTCGCTGCATAGCTTGTACAAATGTGTAACAGTGGGAATTGGGGAACTAGCATTGGCTAAACGCCAGTAAAACCCATATAAAGCTTACGTTACATATATGTAACCGGAGGTACTAGAGggtaaaacaaagaaaggaaaacaacGCCCTTTCTTGTACCTCTTATGTCAAAATTTCCAAGAACAGTTTCTTTGGATGATAACAAgcatctacaacaaatcgatgatgACTGGAGAAAACTTCCTATCGACAAAA
This sequence is a window from Schistocerca nitens isolate TAMUIC-IGC-003100 chromosome 3, iqSchNite1.1, whole genome shotgun sequence. Protein-coding genes within it:
- the LOC126249322 gene encoding uncharacterized protein LOC126249322, whose product is MSGTSSRVEEKTISSDEKAYKPSVNSCAPETSKTVAVSTFDTLNASCSLLTIDDILEVLNNPDESDFSELGVEDDDEIQTNGSTYHDGRETSTPEMLQESAVFDSVNPEDVPEDTELWRVDDDFTPEIHPFVQLPEDEHEEVLTPLQYFRSFVTCEMLELCIQQTNIYGVQKLGTTIDITLAELEQLLDIYLRMGLDQSHFQKLVSLLHFQDIQKEDKLQKIRPWLTLFSQTWLRKLPEQNQYADEIMIPFKGCTNLQQHIQKKSTRCAFKMWARAGSSGYLYDLDVYQGAASKVTRHVTGKGLGYNVVMKLTAALEENPFFRVYTDNLFTP